From Alphaproteobacteria bacterium SS10, a single genomic window includes:
- a CDS encoding 3-keto-5-aminohexanoate cleavage protein, producing MTPLPSLMVAPNGARRTKADHPALPITTDEIIIAAKNCFAAGADGLHLHIRDAEGKHLLDVEQYSAILKLLAEKVPRMTVQITTEAVGIYDPPAQRAVALESGAELVSVSIREMMREPDEAPGFYAACHERGIGVQHILYDLDDYDLLANTLPKERLTDPALQLIYVLGRYTEGQQSNPEMLTPFLDRQRALGHAPDWAVCAFGQGETDCLEAAIKAGGKCRVGFENSLTHADDSEAKDNAERVAVMAGIIAKQTLIRKRG from the coding sequence ATGACCCCACTGCCAAGCCTGATGGTGGCCCCCAACGGTGCCCGGCGCACCAAGGCGGACCACCCGGCCCTGCCCATCACCACTGACGAGATCATTATCGCGGCGAAGAACTGCTTTGCCGCCGGCGCCGATGGCCTGCACCTCCATATCCGGGATGCTGAAGGCAAGCACCTGCTCGATGTCGAACAGTACAGCGCGATCTTAAAGCTGCTGGCGGAAAAGGTGCCGCGCATGACGGTTCAGATTACGACCGAAGCGGTTGGTATCTATGACCCACCAGCCCAGCGCGCGGTAGCACTTGAGAGTGGTGCCGAGCTTGTCTCCGTCTCAATCCGGGAAATGATGCGTGAGCCGGATGAAGCCCCCGGCTTCTATGCTGCCTGTCATGAGCGGGGCATCGGGGTTCAGCACATTCTCTATGATCTGGATGATTACGATCTGCTGGCCAACACCCTGCCTAAGGAGCGGCTGACCGATCCGGCGTTGCAGCTGATCTATGTCCTCGGCCGATACACGGAAGGGCAGCAGAGTAACCCCGAGATGCTAACCCCCTTCCTCGACCGGCAACGTGCTTTGGGGCATGCGCCCGATTGGGCGGTCTGTGCCTTCGGGCAGGGCGAGACCGATTGCCTAGAGGCGGCGATCAAAGCAGGCGGCAAATGCCGGGTAGGCTTTGAGAACTCGCTTACCCATGCCGATGACAGCGAGGCAAAGGACAATGCCGAGCGGGTGGCCGTTATGGCGGGCATCATTGCCAAGCAGACCCTGATCAGGAAGCGTGGATGA
- a CDS encoding head-tail connector protein translates to MLIDGGEDDFARAEQLKTRFEAALKRRQPWEDHWQECYDLTLPQRAQFGAGSSAGSRLHDDVYDGTAADAVDQLAASLLANLTPPWSRWFGIVPGPDLPVEEGERIAPALSKISERLQAHFDRSNFAVEMHQCYLDLVTGGTACLALEPEQPGEMSAFRFTAVPLADLVLEEGPTGRLDVTFRRLELTAEQFTTRFPTQPLPKVLADDKAGTARTAVIEAVTPDGPAYRHEVILEEDEAGGPVLLASRRQAESPFINFRWLKAPGEIYGRSPVMKSLPDIKTANKVVELILKNASIAVTGIWQAEDDGVLNPATVELVPGAIIPKAVGSAGLSPLDMPGRFDVSQLVLDDLRNRIRHGLLIDRLAAMDARRMTATEVLEQSAEMARILGATYGRLQSELLTPLILRAVDILRSRGEVADIPIDGRLVTLDHLSPLAQAQAQRAVQSTLTWLEAASALGPQGQAVIDTAAAARWLGKTLGVPPDLMRDPASMQADLTTLAAQRAGLQRPVPPTAPTPPAQPTPITPASPSQA, encoded by the coding sequence ATGCTAATAGATGGCGGGGAAGATGATTTCGCCCGCGCCGAACAGCTGAAAACCAGGTTTGAGGCTGCCCTAAAGCGGCGCCAGCCTTGGGAAGATCATTGGCAGGAATGCTATGACCTCACCCTGCCGCAGCGGGCGCAGTTTGGCGCTGGATCATCCGCCGGCTCTCGCCTCCATGATGACGTCTATGACGGCACCGCCGCCGATGCGGTCGATCAGCTGGCGGCCAGCCTGCTCGCCAATCTAACGCCGCCCTGGTCGCGCTGGTTTGGCATCGTGCCCGGCCCGGACCTACCGGTTGAGGAAGGCGAGCGGATTGCCCCTGCCCTCTCAAAGATCTCAGAGCGACTGCAGGCGCATTTCGATCGCTCAAACTTCGCGGTTGAGATGCACCAATGCTATCTCGATCTGGTCACCGGCGGCACCGCCTGCCTGGCGCTGGAGCCGGAGCAGCCGGGCGAGATGTCCGCCTTCCGCTTTACCGCCGTACCCCTTGCCGATTTGGTTCTGGAAGAGGGGCCAACCGGCCGCCTGGACGTCACCTTTAGGCGGCTGGAGCTAACGGCCGAGCAGTTCACCACCCGTTTCCCAACCCAACCGCTGCCCAAAGTGCTCGCCGATGATAAGGCTGGCACAGCACGCACGGCGGTGATTGAGGCGGTGACACCCGACGGCCCCGCCTATCGCCATGAGGTAATCCTGGAAGAGGATGAGGCTGGCGGGCCCGTGCTGCTGGCCAGCCGCCGTCAGGCTGAAAGCCCGTTTATCAACTTCCGCTGGCTGAAGGCCCCTGGTGAAATCTATGGCCGGTCCCCGGTCATGAAGTCCCTGCCGGACATCAAGACCGCGAATAAGGTCGTTGAGCTGATCCTCAAAAACGCCTCCATCGCCGTGACCGGCATTTGGCAGGCGGAGGATGATGGCGTCCTAAACCCCGCCACGGTTGAGTTGGTGCCAGGTGCCATCATTCCAAAGGCAGTCGGCTCCGCCGGTCTATCGCCACTCGATATGCCGGGTCGGTTTGATGTCTCCCAACTCGTCCTCGATGATCTACGCAATCGCATTCGCCATGGCCTGTTGATTGACCGGCTGGCCGCCATGGATGCAAGGCGGATGACAGCGACGGAGGTGCTGGAGCAGTCAGCCGAGATGGCCCGCATCCTAGGCGCCACCTATGGCCGTCTGCAGTCAGAGTTGCTGACCCCGCTAATCCTGCGCGCGGTTGATATCCTGCGCAGCCGGGGCGAGGTGGCGGATATCCCAATCGACGGGCGCCTCGTCACCCTCGACCACCTATCACCCCTGGCCCAGGCACAGGCGCAACGCGCCGTGCAATCCACCCTCACCTGGTTGGAGGCGGCCAGCGCCCTAGGCCCGCAAGGCCAGGCGGTGATCGATACCGCCGCCGCCGCCCGTTGGCTCGGCAAGACCTTAGGTGTGCCGCCTGACCTGATGCGCGATCCCGCCTCAATGCAGGCCGATCTGACCACCCTTGCGGCGCAGCGTGCCGGGCTTCAGCGACCAGTGCCACCAACTGCGCCGACCCCACCAGCTCAACCAACCCCAATCACCCCCGCTTCCCCAAGCCAAGCATAG
- a CDS encoding isochorismatase family protein, producing the protein MTALMDMARGIDQPSHKDGSVGLVVDIGADGLAKMERHDAQAYLDRLGTQLGQMRDQGTPVVWIQMGPENALHDVRPGADGRQNDPAQLEELGFMRDGRAPGDSSPAAVERDAEAQQMMDSFMAAHGPKAGDTIATKYFKSPFMKPADYQGEARAGLRASVAADYDTDRYPLPGADAFQGPDLVDHLRQDGLTKPIIMGGMSNHCITEAAVDGRWKGFDTSVASDLVISWEDPNAGNRPEDRIIWREGFSDPDAANAFHAGRVQDAVSDIQSVAAQRDMPDTVATSLSTIPIGSSDTLIEQAKLENPASLAANALHERRVAKAIGSEQINAVEAPSPRTAQNT; encoded by the coding sequence ATGACAGCGCTGATGGATATGGCACGGGGGATTGATCAGCCATCGCATAAGGATGGCTCGGTCGGCCTTGTGGTCGATATCGGCGCTGATGGTCTTGCCAAGATGGAGCGCCATGACGCCCAGGCTTACCTCGACCGGCTGGGCACCCAACTGGGTCAGATGCGCGACCAGGGCACGCCCGTGGTCTGGATCCAGATGGGGCCTGAGAACGCCCTCCATGATGTGCGCCCCGGTGCCGATGGACGGCAGAATGATCCAGCACAGCTCGAAGAACTCGGCTTTATGCGCGATGGTAGAGCGCCCGGCGATAGCAGCCCAGCGGCCGTTGAACGGGATGCCGAGGCGCAGCAGATGATGGACAGCTTCATGGCCGCCCATGGGCCCAAGGCTGGGGACACCATCGCCACGAAGTATTTTAAGAGCCCGTTTATGAAGCCCGCTGACTACCAGGGTGAGGCGCGGGCGGGCCTGCGCGCGAGCGTGGCGGCGGATTACGATACGGACAGATATCCACTACCCGGGGCCGATGCCTTTCAAGGGCCAGACCTGGTTGATCATTTGCGCCAAGACGGGCTGACCAAACCAATCATCATGGGCGGCATGTCCAACCACTGCATTACCGAGGCCGCCGTCGATGGGCGTTGGAAGGGCTTCGACACGAGCGTTGCTAGTGATCTTGTGATCAGCTGGGAAGATCCCAATGCCGGCAATAGGCCAGAGGACCGGATCATCTGGCGCGAGGGCTTCAGCGACCCGGATGCTGCCAACGCCTTCCATGCTGGCCGGGTCCAGGATGCCGTCAGCGATATTCAGTCAGTGGCGGCACAACGCGACATGCCAGATACGGTTGCGACATCACTCTCAACCATTCCGATAGGGTCTAGTGATACCCTGATTGAACAAGCCAAACTTGAGAACCCAGCATCGCTGGCTGCCAATGCCCTGCATGAACGCCGTGTGGCCAAGGCCATTGGCAGTGAACAGATTAACGCCGTTGAGGCACCCAGCCCACGGACAGCACAGAACACCTAA
- a CDS encoding FkbM family methyltransferase — translation MARMDRLNAAFVQPGMLAFDLGAHVGDRTASFLKLGASVVTVEPQPSVFRALQLLYGREQRVSLYQAAVGDAVGEIALHLNTANPTVSTVSPDLITASATAEQWQGQVWDQVIKVPVITIDQLIEAHGRPHFIKIDVEGYELAALSGLSQPVPALSFEFTTIQRDVAAACIDHLDGYMFNLSLGEEHKLRHEQWIDGAAMKAEIMALPIAANSGDIYARWAAGDPG, via the coding sequence ATGGCGCGGATGGATCGGCTGAATGCCGCGTTCGTGCAGCCGGGGATGCTGGCTTTTGACCTGGGTGCCCATGTGGGGGATCGGACGGCTAGTTTTCTAAAGCTCGGCGCCTCGGTGGTGACGGTGGAGCCGCAACCCTCGGTGTTTCGGGCGTTGCAATTACTCTATGGGCGCGAGCAGCGGGTTAGCCTCTATCAGGCCGCGGTGGGTGATGCGGTGGGGGAGATTGCCCTCCACCTGAATACGGCCAACCCGACCGTCTCAACCGTATCGCCCGATTTGATCACAGCCTCCGCCACGGCTGAACAATGGCAGGGGCAGGTTTGGGATCAGGTGATCAAGGTGCCGGTCATTACCATTGACCAGCTGATTGAGGCCCATGGCCGGCCCCACTTCATCAAGATTGATGTGGAGGGGTATGAGCTGGCGGCGCTGTCTGGCCTTAGCCAACCCGTGCCAGCCCTATCCTTCGAGTTCACCACCATTCAACGGGATGTCGCCGCTGCCTGCATCGATCATCTGGATGGGTACATGTTCAACCTTAGTCTGGGCGAGGAGCACAAGCTTAGGCATGAGCAATGGATCGATGGTGCGGCGATGAAGGCCGAGATCATGGCGCTGCCCATCGCCGCCAACTCCGGCGACATCTATGCCAGATGGGCGGCTGGGGATCCCGGTTGA
- a CDS encoding helix-turn-helix transcriptional regulator, producing MFTHGDIWRGIDRLAQSRGMSPSGLAKKAGLDPTTFNKSKRTTGSGKSRWPSTESLSKILEATGASLAELVGLIEERQPARSQIPLIGFAEAGQQGFFDDGGFPAGAGWDLVEAPSIDDEHAYALEVSGHSMEPAFGPGDILIVSPGATIRRGDRVVVKTQGGEVMAKELVRQTATKIELKSINPDHENPVLALSDVEWMARILWASQ from the coding sequence ATGTTTACCCATGGAGATATTTGGCGCGGGATCGATCGCCTGGCACAAAGCCGGGGCATGAGCCCATCTGGCCTGGCTAAAAAGGCTGGGCTCGACCCAACCACGTTTAATAAGAGCAAGCGGACCACGGGATCAGGCAAAAGCCGTTGGCCATCAACGGAGAGCCTGTCGAAGATTTTGGAGGCGACCGGTGCCTCGCTAGCGGAGCTTGTTGGCCTCATCGAAGAGCGGCAACCGGCACGCAGCCAAATCCCGCTGATCGGCTTTGCAGAGGCCGGACAGCAAGGGTTTTTCGACGATGGCGGCTTCCCGGCGGGTGCTGGCTGGGACCTGGTTGAGGCCCCCAGTATCGATGATGAGCACGCCTATGCGCTGGAGGTTAGCGGCCATAGTATGGAGCCCGCCTTTGGCCCTGGTGACATCCTGATCGTCTCACCTGGTGCTACGATCCGACGGGGTGACCGGGTGGTAGTGAAGACGCAAGGTGGCGAGGTAATGGCCAAGGAGCTAGTCCGCCAGACGGCCACGAAGATCGAGCTGAAGAGCATCAACCCGGATCACGAAAACCCGGTTTTGGCCTTGAGTGATGTTGAGTGGATGGCGCGCATTCTGTGGGCTAGCCAATAG
- a CDS encoding alpha/beta hydrolase: MPMLLRSALAGLLLLMTACEDAGLAAVNIPTRLAEVEETFNTTFDPVEKLALDIYRPSGDPAGKLPVIIFFYGGSWQTGARAEYRFVGSEMAAKGFITVIPDYRKSPAHRFPAFAEDGAKAVAWVMDNLDALGGGDVYLMGHSAGAHIAATLAVNPEFLAAHDLAPKQLAGVIGLAGPYDFTPRDDDIVAVFVGAPTSATHLAGQVTRDVPPMLLQWGEADDLVGPQNHERLAAALAKNNVCYQVKTYEGLGHIDLISAFSWIYRDHRPVRDETVAFLRDGCPYQ, encoded by the coding sequence ATGCCCATGCTTCTCCGTTCCGCCCTTGCCGGGCTGCTTTTGCTGATGACCGCTTGTGAAGATGCCGGCCTTGCAGCCGTCAACATCCCGACACGACTGGCGGAGGTTGAGGAGACCTTCAACACGACCTTCGACCCCGTGGAGAAGCTGGCCCTGGACATCTACCGGCCAAGTGGGGACCCAGCGGGCAAGCTGCCGGTGATCATCTTCTTCTATGGCGGGTCCTGGCAGACCGGAGCGCGGGCGGAGTACCGGTTTGTTGGCAGCGAGATGGCCGCTAAGGGCTTCATCACCGTTATTCCCGATTACCGAAAATCACCGGCCCATCGTTTCCCAGCCTTTGCCGAGGATGGCGCCAAGGCCGTTGCCTGGGTGATGGATAATCTGGATGCCCTAGGCGGCGGCGATGTCTATCTGATGGGGCATTCGGCGGGCGCCCATATCGCCGCCACCCTGGCCGTGAACCCGGAATTTCTGGCCGCCCATGATCTGGCACCCAAACAACTGGCCGGGGTTATTGGCCTCGCCGGTCCCTATGATTTCACCCCGCGTGATGATGATATCGTTGCCGTCTTTGTTGGCGCTCCCACTAGCGCCACCCACCTGGCGGGGCAGGTGACACGGGATGTCCCGCCCATGCTGCTGCAATGGGGTGAGGCGGATGATCTGGTCGGGCCGCAGAACCATGAACGCCTGGCCGCTGCCCTGGCTAAAAACAATGTCTGCTATCAGGTCAAAACCTATGAGGGGTTAGGCCATATCGACCTAATCAGCGCGTTCAGCTGGATCTACCGTGACCACCGCCCGGTGCGGGATGAAACGGTCGCCTTCCTCAGAGATGGTTGCCCGTACCAATGA
- a CDS encoding permease — MTDISLEPKNETIEPLGRRLTRWVSEQRVWMVSATILVALAIFSPTQSWESASFATVNLLDVSPYLLLSIVIAAYAGATGADGLIARAFTGSPYAMILIAAIAGGLSPFCSCGVIPLIAALLAMGVPLSAVMAFWLASPIMDPSMFVLTTGVIGYEFAVAKTVTAIALGLYGGITVHMLAGAGGLQDPLRDGVGNGGCGGSKVREVKPVVWRFWEDSARVEKGRKEVVKTTLFLAKWLVLAFILESLMLAYLPADLVSQAVGGEGIQPIAIATLVGVPAYLNGYAALPLVGGLIEQGMAPGAGLAFLVAGGVTSLPAAIAVWALVKKHVFALYIALALSGSLVSGILFQLWVG; from the coding sequence ATGACCGATATCTCACTTGAACCAAAGAATGAGACAATTGAACCGCTTGGCCGCCGGTTGACCCGATGGGTTAGTGAACAGCGGGTCTGGATGGTCTCCGCCACGATCCTGGTCGCCCTTGCCATCTTCTCCCCGACACAGTCTTGGGAGAGTGCGAGCTTTGCGACGGTCAACCTGCTGGATGTCTCGCCCTATCTGCTGCTCTCGATCGTCATTGCGGCCTATGCCGGGGCAACCGGCGCCGATGGGTTAATCGCGCGGGCCTTCACCGGCTCGCCCTATGCCATGATCCTGATCGCCGCCATTGCTGGGGGGCTGTCGCCCTTCTGCTCCTGCGGTGTCATTCCACTCATCGCCGCCCTTCTGGCCATGGGTGTCCCGCTATCTGCCGTAATGGCATTCTGGCTTGCCTCGCCGATCATGGACCCCTCGATGTTCGTGCTGACCACGGGTGTCATTGGGTATGAGTTTGCCGTGGCCAAGACCGTGACGGCGATTGCCCTTGGCCTTTATGGCGGCATCACCGTGCATATGCTGGCAGGCGCCGGTGGCTTGCAGGACCCGTTGCGTGACGGCGTTGGCAATGGGGGCTGCGGTGGCTCAAAGGTTCGGGAGGTAAAGCCGGTGGTCTGGCGCTTCTGGGAAGACAGCGCGCGGGTTGAGAAGGGCCGGAAGGAGGTCGTCAAGACCACGCTGTTTCTTGCCAAGTGGCTAGTCCTCGCCTTCATCCTGGAAAGCCTGATGCTCGCCTATCTGCCTGCGGATCTGGTCAGCCAAGCCGTTGGTGGCGAGGGCATTCAGCCAATCGCCATCGCGACTCTGGTGGGGGTGCCGGCCTATCTCAACGGCTATGCTGCCCTGCCACTGGTCGGTGGCCTGATCGAGCAGGGCATGGCCCCCGGTGCCGGCCTCGCCTTCCTGGTGGCCGGCGGGGTCACCTCACTCCCAGCCGCCATCGCGGTCTGGGCGCTGGTGAAGAAACACGTCTTCGCCCTCTATATCGCCCTGGCCCTGAGTGGCTCTCTTGTAAGCGGCATTCTGTTCCAGCTTTGGGTGGGTTAG
- a CDS encoding winged helix-turn-helix transcriptional regulator translates to MSTNAEYAGCLAALGHETRLAIYRLLTRAGDDGLNVGQIGAHLGQPPSTLAHHLAALVECELVVQERQGRQIINRVDFHVMRGTIAFLTDECCAGFDTGQGNAGEEDAA, encoded by the coding sequence ATGAGCACAAACGCTGAATATGCCGGCTGCCTCGCAGCCCTGGGTCATGAGACCCGCCTTGCCATTTATCGCCTGTTGACCCGGGCGGGGGATGACGGCTTGAATGTGGGCCAGATCGGCGCCCATTTGGGCCAGCCGCCCTCAACCCTGGCCCATCATTTGGCCGCCCTGGTTGAGTGTGAGTTGGTGGTGCAGGAGCGGCAGGGCCGGCAAATCATTAACCGGGTGGATTTCCATGTGATGCGCGGCACGATCGCGTTTCTCACCGATGAGTGCTGCGCCGGTTTCGACACGGGGCAAGGGAACGCAGGGGAAGAGGATGCGGCATGA
- a CDS encoding RES family NAD+ phosphorylase: protein MSGAGADGQSITKVNWPRAVRVIYSIYPPIDLFEDIADPEDWDAIASAEAKTNPRLVERIGRLDLVPPERRVGGTGASYLMAPFVHCSTDRPGRFTDGNFGIYSTGNSDEVAIREVAYHHGLAMADSQEEPGWTAQFRQLVGAIDTDLVDLRGKDEFHKPDDYHLPQKIGATLRQQGFNGIVYDSVRCPGGECAGLFWPDLIAPPRQGDHYRFHWDGTQVDRFMIEGSNDVFSLID, encoded by the coding sequence GTGAGCGGCGCTGGGGCCGACGGGCAGTCCATCACCAAGGTCAATTGGCCGCGCGCAGTGCGGGTTATCTATTCGATATATCCCCCGATTGATCTGTTTGAAGATATCGCCGATCCCGAGGATTGGGATGCCATTGCCTCAGCAGAGGCCAAAACCAATCCACGCTTAGTTGAGCGTATTGGTAGACTCGATTTAGTGCCCCCTGAACGCCGAGTAGGCGGTACTGGCGCGAGTTATCTAATGGCCCCATTCGTACATTGTAGCACCGACCGACCCGGTCGCTTTACCGATGGCAACTTCGGGATTTACAGCACGGGCAATAGCGACGAGGTGGCCATTCGTGAAGTCGCTTACCATCACGGCCTTGCCATGGCCGATAGCCAAGAGGAGCCTGGCTGGACTGCCCAATTCAGGCAATTGGTCGGCGCAATAGATACGGACCTAGTCGACCTTCGCGGAAAGGACGAGTTTCACAAACCGGATGATTACCATCTGCCACAGAAAATTGGTGCAACGCTAAGGCAGCAAGGCTTTAACGGCATCGTTTACGACAGTGTTAGATGTCCGGGTGGCGAATGTGCTGGTCTGTTTTGGCCTGATCTTATTGCACCGCCAAGGCAAGGCGATCACTATCGGTTCCATTGGGATGGCACACAGGTGGACCGCTTCATGATAGAGGGTAGCAACGATGTATTCTCGCTGATCGACTAA
- a CDS encoding aspartate aminotransferase family protein, with the protein MLDRPKPSPASHVFPXHTKAKLPTAMRGDGVYLYDAEGNQYLDGSGGAAVSCLGHSDAEVIAAIQAQVGQVAYAHTSYFTSEPAEQLADKLIDHAPTGIERVYFTSGGSEAMEAALKLARQYHLERGEPGRRHFIARRQSYHGNTLGALAVGGNQWRRDPFEPLLIEAHHIASCYAYRDQQPEESEAEYGHRVADELETKLQELGPETVIGFIAEPVVGATLGAVPAVPGYFKRIREICDRHGILMILDEVMCGMGRTGSLFACEQDGVAPDMIAIAKGLGAGYQPIGAALCTGEIYRTIEDGSGLFQHGHTYIGHPTACAAGLAVMAKLTDGGLTKRAATMGAKLRAGLDQAFGQHPHIGDIRGRGMFIGLELVADRETKAAFDPSLGINKAVKRNAFEGGLMCYPAGGTIDGKHGDHVLLAPPFIFEDNHVDELVTKLATAIDKSLP; encoded by the coding sequence ATGCTCGACCGCCCCAAACCGTCACCCGCCTCCCACGTCTTCCCGCNCCATACCAAAGCGAAGCTGCCCACCGCCATGCGCGGCGATGGGGTCTATCTCTATGATGCTGAGGGGAATCAATATCTGGATGGGTCCGGTGGGGCGGCGGTGTCCTGCCTTGGCCATAGCGATGCCGAGGTGATTGCCGCGATCCAGGCACAGGTCGGGCAGGTTGCCTATGCCCATACCAGCTACTTCACCAGCGAACCGGCCGAACAGCTGGCGGATAAACTGATCGACCATGCCCCGACGGGGATTGAGCGGGTCTACTTCACCTCTGGCGGGTCGGAGGCGATGGAGGCCGCGTTGAAGCTTGCCCGGCAATATCATCTGGAACGTGGGGAGCCGGGGCGCCGCCACTTCATTGCACGGCGGCAAAGCTATCACGGCAATACGCTTGGCGCGCTGGCTGTCGGCGGCAATCAATGGCGTAGGGACCCGTTTGAGCCATTGCTGATTGAGGCGCATCACATCGCCTCCTGCTACGCCTATCGCGACCAGCAGCCAGAGGAGAGTGAGGCCGAGTATGGTCACCGCGTCGCGGATGAGCTGGAGACCAAGCTGCAAGAGCTGGGGCCCGAAACGGTCATCGGCTTTATCGCCGAGCCAGTGGTCGGTGCGACCTTGGGCGCAGTGCCAGCCGTGCCTGGCTACTTCAAACGCATCCGCGAGATCTGTGATCGCCACGGCATCCTAATGATCCTGGATGAGGTGATGTGCGGCATGGGCCGAACCGGCAGCCTGTTCGCCTGTGAGCAGGATGGCGTGGCCCCGGATATGATCGCCATCGCCAAGGGGCTTGGCGCCGGATACCAACCGATTGGCGCCGCACTTTGTACGGGTGAGATTTACCGCACGATTGAGGACGGCAGCGGCCTGTTCCAACATGGCCATACCTATATCGGTCACCCCACCGCCTGTGCCGCTGGCCTCGCCGTGATGGCCAAGCTAACTGATGGCGGCCTCACCAAGCGGGCGGCCACAATGGGGGCGAAACTGCGCGCTGGCCTAGACCAGGCCTTTGGCCAGCATCCGCATATCGGCGATATCCGTGGGCGCGGCATGTTTATCGGTCTGGAACTGGTGGCGGACCGAGAAACCAAAGCCGCCTTCGACCCCAGCCTCGGCATCAATAAGGCGGTTAAGCGAAACGCGTTTGAGGGTGGCCTTATGTGCTATCCCGCCGGGGGCACTATCGACGGCAAGCATGGCGACCACGTCCTGCTCGCCCCGCCCTTTATCTTTGAAGACAACCATGTTGATGAGCTGGTGACCAAGCTCGCCACAGCGATTGATAAATCCCTTCCATGA
- a CDS encoding branched-chain amino acid aminotransferase, giving the protein MVHYIDGEWHSGNPSVIGPATHGFWMSSVVFDGARWFEGVAPDLDLHCQRVIHSAEAMGLEPAISAEEIEALAAVGLQELDTEEAVYIRPSFYAESGFVVPEMGSTKFILTMYESPLPDFEAGFSACLSDRTKPTPMAAPTNAKASCLYPNAALAIKAATDRGFTNAVMCDPMGNVAEFASANLFMVTDGVVHTAAANGTFLNGITRQRVIGLLRDDGFEVIEGRITTDELERADEIFCTGNYPKVLPLTRYETRALPVGPVARRARSLYWDFAYSRGKLAA; this is encoded by the coding sequence ATGGTCCATTACATTGATGGCGAATGGCATAGCGGGAATCCCTCAGTTATCGGGCCCGCAACCCATGGGTTTTGGATGTCATCGGTGGTGTTTGATGGGGCCCGCTGGTTTGAGGGCGTCGCCCCTGATCTTGACCTGCATTGTCAGCGCGTCATCCACTCTGCCGAGGCCATGGGCCTGGAACCCGCCATCAGCGCTGAGGAGATTGAAGCCTTGGCTGCTGTCGGGTTGCAGGAGCTGGATACTGAAGAGGCGGTCTATATCCGCCCCAGCTTCTACGCTGAGTCTGGTTTCGTCGTACCGGAGATGGGCTCCACCAAGTTCATCCTGACTATGTATGAATCCCCGTTGCCGGATTTTGAGGCTGGCTTCTCCGCTTGCCTGTCTGATCGGACAAAGCCAACACCGATGGCCGCGCCAACCAATGCGAAGGCCTCGTGCCTTTATCCCAATGCAGCCCTCGCCATTAAGGCCGCCACCGATCGCGGATTCACCAACGCGGTAATGTGCGACCCCATGGGTAATGTGGCGGAGTTCGCCTCAGCCAACCTCTTCATGGTGACAGATGGCGTGGTGCATACGGCGGCGGCCAATGGCACGTTCCTCAACGGCATCACCCGGCAACGGGTGATTGGCCTGCTCCGCGATGATGGGTTTGAGGTGATTGAGGGCCGCATCACCACCGATGAGCTTGAGCGGGCGGATGAGATTTTCTGTACCGGCAACTACCCAAAGGTTCTGCCGCTAACCCGGTACGAAACCCGTGCCCTGCCGGTTGGGCCCGTGGCACGCCGGGCCCGCAGCCTGTACTGGGATTTCGCCTATAGCCGCGGAAAACTGGCGGCTTGA
- a CDS encoding DUF2384 domain-containing protein gives MLIERTKTAHDPTAVEITDSEAMAMARAALNLFSKWGLSDSEARALLGGVSSSTYNRWKTGSIGRISADLATRLSILMGIHKGLGYLFSDRVRRYRWVKRPNKAFSGRTPLEVMTEGNSMFSLMRVRTYLDAERGGW, from the coding sequence ATGCTTATCGAACGAACCAAGACAGCCCATGATCCAACGGCGGTTGAGATCACCGATAGTGAGGCCATGGCGATGGCCCGCGCCGCATTAAACCTGTTTAGCAAATGGGGACTGAGTGATAGCGAGGCGCGAGCACTTTTGGGGGGCGTAAGCAGCAGCACGTATAATCGCTGGAAGACAGGAAGCATTGGTCGTATCAGTGCGGATCTGGCCACCAGATTATCCATCTTAATGGGCATTCATAAAGGTCTTGGATATTTGTTTAGCGACCGGGTTCGCCGATATAGATGGGTAAAGCGCCCCAACAAGGCATTTTCGGGACGCACACCGCTTGAGGTTATGACCGAGGGCAACTCGATGTTCTCTTTAATGCGCGTTCGCACATATCTTGATGCTGAACGAGGCGGCTGGTGA